The Neodiprion lecontei isolate iyNeoLeco1 chromosome 6, iyNeoLeco1.1, whole genome shotgun sequence sequence CGACgggtattttgaaatttcttccaaCATAAACGTGATTTAACAGACCGATCGCGCACGCACTTATTACAGTTGGGATAGGAAGGAAGCAGTGAAGGCAGGATGCAGTTGAGTGATAGTGAGAGGGACTCGCACAGGGGCGTCTGTAGCTATATTCTCgtgataaatatatgtacgaGAGCTTATATCACGATGTTTCCTGCCGGAGCAACGATAGCGCGCTGTATACAGAGAATTCGCTATAACGAcgaatacatattatatttttcaggaAGCTTGGCTGGCGAAGACCTTTCCTTGGAGGAGGCAGCCGTCGAGGATGACGAGTCGACAGCCGGTAATCGGGACCACCACCAGCACCACCACCAGCATCAACATCAGCAgcatcaccaccaccaccaccatcaacaacaacaacaacaacagcaacaacaacaacagcagcagcagcagcagcaacatcATCACCAACAGCCGGAAAACTCGACGGGTCTGAGATGCGACACGGACGCGACTACGGGAGGAACGACGCCGCCTCGAGCGAGTGCGACAGGTCACCACGCGACCCAGGAGGAGGCCGAGCGTTGCAACGCGGTACTTCAGAGCGGTGTGATCCTCTACTCGTCCCCGCATTCCTCGACGCCGACTGGAGCACCTTCGACGAGTCACACCCCGGCGAACATTTGCAACGTACCGACTCTGACGTACCGTGGGATTTTCACAGCCACCTGTACTCAGGCCTCACCCCTCAACCCAATTCAGTCGCAGCAGCAAACTGTGACCCCGGAACTCTGGGGGAGCTTACCATCGCCCACCTTGAATCTGACCGGTCAACCCTTCCTCCACCCCTCTCTCCACGCATCTCCTTACGGAGCAGAGACTGTCGAGCTACTCCAGGTCGAATCGAAACCCCCGCCGCCACCCGGATATCACGACACTTCGACGCCGACGCCCGCCAGCTGGCTGACGGCCCACGAAGAAACTTATGACTCGAGCCTACTTTCGCACCACCAACATCACCATCCGCAACATCATCATCAGCAACAGCATCACCAGGAACCGACGCTGAAGCAGGAACCATCCACAACTCCAGGGGGCTACAGTACCGGGAacgtgcagcagcagcagcagcagcagcaacagcaacagcaacaacaacaacagcagagTGGTGGAGGAAACGGAGCGACCGGGAGCGTACAACTCGCGGAGTACAATCCAAGCACGTCGAAGGGTCACGAGATACTGTCCCAGGTCTATCAGCAGAGCGCGTTACCGCTCCGGCTGGTCCCCGTAAAACCGCGAAAGTATCCAAACCGGCCGAGCAAGACGCCGGTCCACGAACGTCCCTATGCCTGTCCGGTTGACGGTTGTGACCGAAGGTTCTCCCGGAGCGACGAGCTTACCCGACACATTCGCATCCACACAGGTCAAAAGCCGTTTCAGTGCCGCATATGCATGAGATCCTTTTCACGGAGCGACCACCTAACTACCCACGTACGCACCCACACCGGCGAGAAGCCGTTCTGCTGCGACCAGTGCGGACGAAAGTTTGCGCGGAGCGACGAGAAGAAACGCCACGCGAAGGTACACCTAAAGCAAAGGCTAAAGCGTGAAGCGTCGAGCTCCGCCGGAAGTGGTTCTAACGCCGGGAGCTCGAACGCCGGTAGTAACGTGCAGCGCAACCACCCCCAAGCTCACGCATCATCCCCCTGCAATCAGTAGAAAAGGAGATATGCGCTCATCCTTAATACCCACCCCGAAACACTTTCATTTTTACACATCTCATCGCTCTTTGTAAGTCTTTCCTTCCCTTCCCTCCGGTTCCCTTCCCTTTCCACCGCACTCTCGCACCACCTATGTACTCACGCGActgatttgatttttattcttcatagttatcatcattattgttattattattaattattattattattattattattattattattattattattgttgttgttattattgctatcattatcatcgtcatcatcatcacttacttcatctttttataaaaattacgtTATCATTGCCAATCACCGTTCCCTCCCCCGACGATTACGACCTCTAGATACAAAACCGTGTTGCCGGACACGCTAAACCCGGCCCCAGTGTTCTTTCGAAATCGCttttctcgtctcgtctcgccTCGTCTCCTCTCCTACCATTTTTCCCGTTTTCCCGGTGGCTGTATACCGTCCGTCCGTTCCGAGCGCGACCCTATATGTATGTACCCATGTAGAGGCGACCCGCCGCACCCATTCATCTCTCATGCCTCTCAAAATCTCACTACGAGCTGTAATTACTCTTAATCGATACacacatatctatatatgtcCTATGTATCGAAACGCATGCATTGTAGGTATGAAATTATATGTGTATGATATATtaacgtacatacatgtaatatacgtctgtatattatacgtatacatacgaATATACGTTGCATAATAAGCTCTGTAAAATGTTACCCGGCATATACGttctcaaaattatatattgttGATTATAAGAATcaaattaatattatgtatatgttGATCTATTTATTAACACACGACGTACTGCTAAGGTgaaacattaataataataatttttactataGTATATATGTAATGCAACTCGaaattgcattaaaaaattgaaggaaaaatgttaaaaacaaacaaaaaaaaaaaaaagaatgagatACCGTACTGTACCTATTACTATTATAATATTACcaagataattttttacaaatgatattattctatcgttatatattatatattatgtagCTATTTAGTACATAAATGAATGTAATGGTGCTCTGGAGTGCAACgcacgagaaaaaaaaccatctaCTTGTAATATTTTGTCGCCCAATCGCTATCGCCAAAATACGGACGCCTCCACGATAATTattaacaagaaaaaaaatacaagttaACAATCATTCCTCGACGTCTTTCATTGCATCCACACTTTTAAATACGGTAAAATCTCGATTGACCGGGATAGGCGGAACCAGCGCGGATGATACGGTCAGTCCAAAagcatataaattttttgttgattaAGCAAATCTGTCAACGTATTCTCACGTCGAGACTGaacggaaattttcaaactcgaatGGATACAGAACATTTCGTAATTTCCGAATATGGAAAGATTTCTATAGGATCTTACACAAATCGATACATCAATTCTTATCCTTCTGGAAAACTCTCTAGTCACGTTTCTTAATCTAGCTTTGGAATTGTTTCAGACAATCGTATACGTATCATCCGCCGCATCATCCTCAATtgccgataaaaaaatatgcacgTATAATCTCTCGGAGCGGTTAATCAATGTTCTGCAGTTACCAAGGTTCTACTCAATTCCGCTGTATCCCTACATATCagtgttttcaaaatattgcgtaaaaatatgtattattcATATACCTATTTGCACGGCAtaattataggtatatgcaGCGCCGGCCATTCCTTACTGACCATGGGGAAACCACGAGTGCGAATGGGAACACTTGAATTTTACCTGAATTTCACATCAATCCCTCTATCTCACACTAGTCATAGATTACTGCTCGCTCGCTTGTTGTATCTGACCCTTGACCGACAGGGACCCGTTTATGAGCACTCTTGGTAAAAGCACTTTGGCCCTGTAATTGAATATTACAAGAAAAGTTTGGCATGTTCCTAATTCTAAATTCCCAATAACCACGTTTGCCGCCACCTCGGAACGAATAATACCTACACAGAATCGTACGCGCGTGAGAGGTAACTAaataatataggtatacctaaATGGTACATGCATGCAATGGAAGTAAATATATGCGTTACAGGATAAAAGCGCTGTCGTCGCCGTCTGCGCGTCCGGATAAAGGTATATCCTTGTACGAATAGTAGAACGCGGACGAAACTGAGGTCGCAGCAGTTGAATCTGGAATGACTCTACTGTAGGGTCCAAAGCGCTGCAAGACGATGCGGGATGGAACTTGTGTGATAATACATGGAccacgtacgtatatacatacataaccACATATAGGTAGGTATAGGTACGTGTAGGACTCTGTGCGTTCCACCTATAAGACAAGATGCAAGAAGTGGACGAGAAGGCTGTGAGAACACGTCTATAAATAGGCCCAGGACTGGGATGAGACCTCCTCCAGAGTTCGCGGTCCCGCGGCGCGATCCCTTCTCCTTCTATCCCTCCCACGCCCACTCgacatcccccccccccccccccccccgtatCCCTGACTGTCCGGCCGTCAGCTTCCTCCGCCACGATGCGAGGCGTGCGCCTCTCACTTGCGCTCACCGGCTCTCGCCCAAAGGCTAAGGCGACGTGTGCTGTACGGGCCATCGGACTTGCGACGGTACAACAGTAAGTATACCTACGATTTCAGCATGCGCCGCTCATCCGTATAATGCGTACCGATGATGCATGCAACGCAACGCGACGGCTCGTGCCATTTTTGGCTATTAACGAATCCAGGTTTGATCGACTTTCGGCGAATTGTACCAATTCAGTAACATTTATGTCATTGGCACGGGGACCAGTTGCGTAGGGATCATTAGAGACGAAGATGGTGCTGCAGCGAGTCGAAGGGCCGCTTTGACCTTACAATTAGAGAGAAGATTGTACTGTACAGATGTATATGTAGGCGAGTATGCgttgtataggtatgtatgccTGTAGAATCTCGGAACACGAGATTCGAAACCCACTGCCACACCCCGGCAGCTCGGTTAAACCTGTTGCTTCGTCACAATCGTTGTGTTCCTACCCAGCTGGTCGGTAGTTGGGGGTTGTTGAAAGTGACCGGCCGTGCGTTCGTAATCATGTTACGCTGCCATTGAATTCGGCATTTTAACGAATTACCGTATGACGAATGCAGCCCTTGCTCGAACTGACTATTGGGCACACATCGTGTTACCTGTTCACACTCGGTTCGTATTTTTCGTCCGTTCCGGAAGACGTTACACAGTCGAGTCAATGATGTTAATTAGAAAGAAAGGATCTTTTGAAATTTAGAACTTCAACACTCGCCGTTATTTCGGGGTTGAAAATTCGAGTTCTTGAAAATTGAACACTCACCCGTAAACTgaattaatataatacatggataaaattaaatttaactaGCGAGTATGTattacgcatatatatatacatatatatatatatatgtgagtGATGGGATATAGCGATGCTAATTTCAAAAGGGCTTATATACTTTTATACGTCCTTCTGGTTTTACAGAGTTATCTAAAGCACAAAGGGCGtataagtttttttcttcattgccAATCGTTTCGTAGACTTGATTTTAAAgctaaatattgaaaacaaattttcaaagccaAACAggcaagtattttttttttttttgttcgataTTTATGTTGAAAGTAAGTCTACGGTACATttaacaacgaaaaaaaaaattacacgcccttttggcattaGCACCGCGATATGAAGCACGACGAATTTGCGGCCCAACGCCGTGCCCGTCCGACCTAGGGTCATAAGAGCGGGCAGGGGGTTGCGGGGAAAGAGATTCATTCAGAACTGGCACGTGTCCGTGGTGGTATATATTCTGGTATGCTCAAGTATACGTGCCCGTGTGCGGTGATACGGTGCGAGTAGGATACGCGGGTGTCttttcgtatacatatatgcctAGGTTGCGCATGTAGATGCGGCACATACACCTGAACGACACACAAGTACCCGTGATAGCAAATCGACGACGGTGTTCATCGGGGGGTGGGGATATGGCGAGGGTGACGGTAAGGGGTTGCTTGCCGGAGGGGGTTGTTGCCAGGCGACGATGCCCAGGGCCGCGGGTTGCCCCTGGTGACTGTTGCGTCACTGCGGCGTCGGGTGACGTCACGCGACGCCAATGCCCTTGACCGACGGAAGAAGCAACGACGCAGCCTGCTGCTAACAACCCCAAACTGCCACGCTCCTGctctaccctaccctaccctaccctaccctatcCTACACTACCCTGCCCTACCGTACCCTATCCTACCCTACCTCACCCCCGTGAGATTCTGGCATACCCTTTGGGACTCTAAATTCTAGAATGATCCACCGGCTGTTCGCAGCAGTGCGTTAAGCGAACCGAGGTTACGCAGTGCGTGACGAATTTACTCCCAAGTCTGAGGGATGCTTATCAATCGTGGACGTTGCGAGAGTAGATTGAACGCAGATAGCGAATTGATAAAAGCTgtgggaagaaaaatttaaaggaTAGATAGATATACTCGTACACCGCATAGCTTCCATCTCTACCTATGCGCAGTGTGTAgattactaacaataagtgggGATAAGCGGGCTCCGAGAGATACTAGATGTCGTACAGCTTGGAAGCCCATATTTATCAGCTctcatttgaatttaaatttcactTAAATTTCGAGTGACGGTGACCAATGCCTTCCTACCGTCTGATTATTATACGGAGTTTAATGAGCTTCATCACCTTTACCTGCATGGGGTATAAAAGACTGCTCTCCGGCGCTCTTGCGGTCTTCCTTGGTATAGTCGCGCGCTGCGCACCGCAGTACATATACCTGTTACGGATTATGGCGCCTGGGACTGGTTAGAGGACCAACGCCCCCAACTCTAAATATcccgataaaaaaatttccatgcgTTAAATACACTCAAATATACGGAATGAGGTTCAAtctatagattttttttttttacaatatttattgttaagaGAAACCTATGCCTAGAACATAGTTGTTCCTGAAATGGCCCGGTTTTTTGTCGGAAACAATTACATCGTTTATCTCACTATAGCAGCGAATACACAAGTGCTACAGACAAAAGTTTAAGAAAACAATTGTTCGTCTTGAAATTTTCCACGAAACTGGTTTTGTCGTTGTATACTTTTTTCACCCTCAATAGTTACGGAAATATTTGAGATCGAGATATACAACTCTATATCCTTTTTAGTTCGTCACTCTGTCTGTCATTGAATGTTTTACAATCATTGGTATTGGTAACTACGTATATTGAACATTGGAGACAGCTGTATGAAATAATTACTATCATAAATCAAGactaaaaattgttattttgtcATTCTTTTCGATACCACTAACAGTTTAGCCACCAAAGCGGTATAAACGATTAAACTATTTATCACGTAGAAGGAGGCCATTCGCGGACAATTTAACTCTGACATTCAGATTACGCGAATCGAAATACAAGAAAAACAACCGAAATTACCCTAACACAATGTGTACAATCaatgatataaataaaaaatttatctagcACGAAATTACTCTCATTTCGTTCACCACGGTTGCAAAGATACTTTTTTCCGGCGCCTGCGCGGTAggttcaattttcgaaacctGTGGAGCGTGCGTAAATTGTGCCCCATTTCCGAAGAGTGCGGTAAAACGACGTTGGCTTTTACACATTAAGGCCTTCTTTGGCGCATGAGCACTTTTAAACAGTTCAATTTTACACCCTTATACAAATGAGCGTAAGTTACCTGGCCATAATTTTATGCGCTGGCATTCAACTTTCGTTGACAggtattggaaaaaataacgcGTCGTCACACGTGCGAATGGGCGAACTCTGACTCGTGTCATTACGCACTCGCCTTTTCGGCTCACGCTGCTAACCTTACAATCGTTGGACATAGCCCACTTTCCGCACTTGTAACACAATACAAGTAccattattgattttttattggCAGAGACGGTAGAAAGATTGAACTGACAGTAATGGCGCCACACGGTGAAATTTGTTAGCGTGGAATCGCATTGGGTCTTTGCACTCAAGTGTGAGTACCGGGTGCACGATTACATGTTAGCTACTCCGACTCATATCTATATTGTGCAAAAAGGAGAGATAGATTTTTAGACGCCCGAAGCATCGGGGTTGACctcgcagatttttttttctctagcTTCCCGTGGAACGGCGCCCCTTGCAGAAGGGCGCTCTGGACAAGCGCCACGCTCACCTACCCCTAGGTACGGCGCTGTATTCGTAATCAATGTAGTCGAAAtatattccaaaaattttttttagtgaTATCTTCCATTTTTCACGAGCAATTTGGACTTTACAGTTCTGATTTATCTCGTGATTGCTCTCCACGGCTCGATTCATCACAGTTTACCTTTGACATTCGTTTTCTCCCAAGCCATctaaaaatttacgaataattCCGTAGCAAAGCGGATTTTCGCGTGGAACATCGCTCAGTTAGGACGTGTCTTTAACGACATCCTAATTTTGAATGGCTCACTATGGTTACCACAAATGGCCCGAACACAATTATTCGCGCGCGAACACGAAATTTCAAGAACGAACAAAGTTGATACGCACGAACGATGTGCGGGCAAACCGTTTGTGAGTGCAAAACGGGTGAAGCCAGTACGCGGTTTAAGATCTTTGTAAAAAGTGGTGAACCTCCCTAATAAGGCGGGGAACACCTTGGGTCACGCAATGCAGTTTCCGCGTGGGCAGATCCGCCGGTTCGTAGATGCGAGCGTTTTCTCGCTTCATCGGTCCTTCCTTAGCTGGTTCTGTCGATCGGCCCGTTGATCGTTCGTTTCGTTCATTCATGAAACGCAGTTCAGTGCGCGCATGCGCCGCGTCATTGAAGCTCCCACTCCGTTGTTTGAAAATGTACATCTGCATGCGCACTGTATGTGTAAACGACGATGCGTATTAGTATGAGTTGTACATACAGCACACAGATGCGACAGATGGTGCGAGTAAGCAGCTGTGCGATTCTGGTGTGTGTCGGACACGCAAAATCTAGAAGTATTGCTTTTGATTATGATAGGTTTCCCCGGGTTTTGCACAGGGCAAATGGGCGGGACTAAGAACTCAGGATACTCGTGCGACACATACGACATCATACACCTCCAAATAAGTAGTCGATTTTCGT is a genomic window containing:
- the LOC107225293 gene encoding dendritic arbor reduction protein 1 isoform X1, coding for MLALAMRREHTAGRSNYNDPNSTAPNFDQLQHSFAVQSEGLEAVVLNSRLRDNHQGTGGESESAEAEGEGELQEFVDIAQVQQLLQQQHHHHHHQQQQQQQQHQQHQQQQVPPGSTSCVWGAVYPPPPPAITFPHSTHHHPHHHHHHPTPGEDTCPSGEDTAEPLQRMTMDGMEVVGSQPHAATSPFLLASPPLGHHHHHHHHHHATFNLQAVQLSFDACLAYNTVSSGSTTSTAATTSTVSSSKPVPSLSLASCVSLQPQQPHHTTGDNSADLHHHHHRNNHHQHHQTHQHHHSEERLRLTDTPSSPCETASGGELKERRQHLHDDEECVGVSSCRDDLGDTAEKDKPGDLNTPVTTSSDLPSFFGPSALVEPPPISGSLAGEDLSLEEAAVEDDESTAGNRDHHQHHHQHQHQQHHHHHHHQQQQQQQQQQQQQQQQQQHHHQQPENSTGLRCDTDATTGGTTPPRASATGHHATQEEAERCNAVLQSGVILYSSPHSSTPTGAPSTSHTPANICNVPTLTYRGIFTATCTQASPLNPIQSQQQTVTPELWGSLPSPTLNLTGQPFLHPSLHASPYGAETVELLQVESKPPPPPGYHDTSTPTPASWLTAHEETYDSSLLSHHQHHHPQHHHQQQHHQEPTLKQEPSTTPGGYSTGNVQQQQQQQQQQQQQQQQQSGGGNGATGSVQLAEYNPSTSKGHEILSQVYQQSALPLRLVPVKPRKYPNRPSKTPVHERPYACPVDGCDRRFSRSDELTRHIRIHTGQKPFQCRICMRSFSRSDHLTTHVRTHTGEKPFCCDQCGRKFARSDEKKRHAKVHLKQRLKREASSSAGSGSNAGSSNAGSNVQRNHPQAHASSPCNQ
- the LOC107225293 gene encoding E3 SUMO-protein ligase EGR2 isoform X3, whose protein sequence is MTMDGMEVVGSQPHAATSPFLLASPPLGHHHHHHHHHHATFNLQAVQLSFDACLAYNTVSSGSTTSTAATTSTVSSSKPVPSLSLASCVSLQPQQPHHTTGDNSADLHHHHHRNNHHQHHQTHQHHHSEERLRLTDTPSSPCETASGGELKERRQHLHDDEECVGVSSCRDDLGDTAEKDKPGDLNTPVTTSSDLPSFFGPSALVEPPPISGSLAGEDLSLEEAAVEDDESTAGNRDHHQHHHQHQHQQHHHHHHHQQQQQQQQQQQQQQQQQQHHHQQPENSTGLRCDTDATTGGTTPPRASATGHHATQEEAERCNAVLQSGVILYSSPHSSTPTGAPSTSHTPANICNVPTLTYRGIFTATCTQASPLNPIQSQQQTVTPELWGSLPSPTLNLTGQPFLHPSLHASPYGAETVELLQVESKPPPPPGYHDTSTPTPASWLTAHEETYDSSLLSHHQHHHPQHHHQQQHHQEPTLKQEPSTTPGGYSTGNVQQQQQQQQQQQQQQQQQSGGGNGATGSVQLAEYNPSTSKGHEILSQVYQQSALPLRLVPVKPRKYPNRPSKTPVHERPYACPVDGCDRRFSRSDELTRHIRIHTGQKPFQCRICMRSFSRSDHLTTHVRTHTGEKPFCCDQCGRKFARSDEKKRHAKVHLKQRLKREASSSAGSGSNAGSSNAGSNVQRNHPQAHASSPCNQ
- the LOC107225293 gene encoding dendritic arbor reduction protein 1 isoform X2, encoding MENGDWLAVARRFQIWDSLRGPFIKLRGAPRSRLSPCATPTHRASRIANPRRPRTLCIRGVLFREDTCPSGEDTAEPLQRMTMDGMEVVGSQPHAATSPFLLASPPLGHHHHHHHHHHATFNLQAVQLSFDACLAYNTVSSGSTTSTAATTSTVSSSKPVPSLSLASCVSLQPQQPHHTTGDNSADLHHHHHRNNHHQHHQTHQHHHSEERLRLTDTPSSPCETASGGELKERRQHLHDDEECVGVSSCRDDLGDTAEKDKPGDLNTPVTTSSDLPSFFGPSALVEPPPISGSLAGEDLSLEEAAVEDDESTAGNRDHHQHHHQHQHQQHHHHHHHQQQQQQQQQQQQQQQQQQHHHQQPENSTGLRCDTDATTGGTTPPRASATGHHATQEEAERCNAVLQSGVILYSSPHSSTPTGAPSTSHTPANICNVPTLTYRGIFTATCTQASPLNPIQSQQQTVTPELWGSLPSPTLNLTGQPFLHPSLHASPYGAETVELLQVESKPPPPPGYHDTSTPTPASWLTAHEETYDSSLLSHHQHHHPQHHHQQQHHQEPTLKQEPSTTPGGYSTGNVQQQQQQQQQQQQQQQQQSGGGNGATGSVQLAEYNPSTSKGHEILSQVYQQSALPLRLVPVKPRKYPNRPSKTPVHERPYACPVDGCDRRFSRSDELTRHIRIHTGQKPFQCRICMRSFSRSDHLTTHVRTHTGEKPFCCDQCGRKFARSDEKKRHAKVHLKQRLKREASSSAGSGSNAGSSNAGSNVQRNHPQAHASSPCNQ